Proteins from one Cryptomeria japonica chromosome 4, Sugi_1.0, whole genome shotgun sequence genomic window:
- the LOC131040586 gene encoding UDP-glycosyltransferase 91C1-like, whose translation MAEEKQGELSVVMFPWLAHGHITPFLELAKILATHGLKIFFVSTPLNIKRIKPRVLDAQGIELVELGMPSVEGLPPGVESSADVVKRAEAPLILPLLTVAIDLLEKPFETLLQKLSPDFVMYDVMQFWVPRVANPIPAILFLTMGATGFSYWEGQLHIASGNRTVKDLTLSPPGFPSPNIHLTLFEARRAHFHIYEKHAGGLSVAERSSICLRESWAVACNTCLELEGVYVEYLQSLVKRPVIPVGLLMPQLPPIPIDDICLKWLDRQPAASVVVLSFGSEYNLTHQELAPIAMGLLESKVSFLWVLPAGLDLLPGFQDHIGEKGLVVTKWVPQLHILNHFSIGAFLTHCGWNSMTEGLRFGVPFITLPMQFEQGLNAKLAEEIKVGVKVRRNEEDGSFTKEDISKAIRVLMIEEEGAQIKSNVTKISCMLMGKHFQVGKRNLRNFVSILKKFNK comes from the exons ATGGCGGAAGAAAAGCAGGGAGAGCTTAGTGTGGTGATGTTTCCATGGCTTGCCCACGGTCACATAACGCCTTTCCTTGAGCTTGCCAAAATCCTGGCCACTCACGGTCTTAAAATCTTCTTTGTTTCAACTCCACTGAATATCAAACGGATTAAACCGCGAGTGTTGGATGCACAAGGGATAGAGCTGGTGGAATTGGGGATGCCCTCCGTGGAAGGACTGCCACCAGGCGTAGAGTCCTCCGCTGATGTTGTGAAGAGAGCAGAAGCACCACTAATACTACCTTTACTCACAGTCGCCATCGACCTTTTGGAGAAGCCATTTGAAACGCTGTTGCAAAAGCTGTCACCAGATTTTGTGATGTACGATGTGATGCAGTTCTGGGTTCCTCGTGTGGCCAATCCCATTCCCGCCATATTGTTTCTGACAATGGGAGCGACAGGTTTCAGCTATTGGGAAGGACAGCTACACATCGCATCGGGAAATCGAACTGTCAAGGATCTTACCCTATCGCCCCCCGGATTCCCTTCACCCAATATTCACTTGACGTTGTTCGAAGCACGGAGGGCCCATTTTCATATATACGAGAAGCACGCAGGTGGCCTTAGCGTCGCCGAGCGCTCCAGCATATGCTTGCGGGAGAGCTGGGCAGTTGCATGCAATACGTGTTTGGAGTTGGAAGGGGTGTACGTCGAGTATTTGCAGAGCCTGGTGAAGCGGCCAGTCATCCCTGTTGGGTTACTCATGCCTCAACTCCCGCCAATCCCCATTGATGATATTTGCTTGAAGTGGCTCGATAGGCAGCCTGCTGCTTCAGTGGTGGTCTTGTCTTTTGGCAGCGAGTACAATCTCACTCACCAAGAGCTCGCCCCAATTGCTATGGGTCTGCTGGAGAGCAAAGTGTCGTTCCTCTGGGTTCTGCCTGCCGGACTCGACTTGCTGCCAGGCTTCCAAGATCATATCGGG GAAAAGGGATTGGTGGTGACAAAGTGGGTTCCGCAGTTACACATTTTGAATCATTTTTCTATCGGTGCGTTTCTCACTCATTGTGGGTGGAATTCAATGACAGAAGGGTTAAGATTTGGGGTGCCATTCATAACTCTTCCAATGCAATTTGAGCAAGGGTTAAATGCAAAGCTTGCAGAAGAGATTAAGGTCGGGGTAAAAGTGAGAAGAAATGAAGAAGATGGAAGTTTTACTAAAGAGGATATTAGTAAAGCAATTAGAGTCTTAATGATAGAAGAAGAAGGAGCCCAAATAAAATCTAATGTCACAAAGATAAGTTGCATGTTGATGGGCAAACATTTTCAAGTTGGTAAAAGAAACTTGAGGAATTTTGTTTCTATCctcaaaaaatttaataaataa